AATAGACCCTGCACGAAGAGGTGGTCCGCCACGTACTTGCCGACCGACGGGTGCAGCGCGTCGAGGCCGGACGCGAGCGCCAGGCGCGTCGACTGGATCGCCCCGCCCGCCAGCACCACGTGCTTGGCGCGGATCCGGTAGCGCATCCCGCCGTCGGGGTCGGAGACGATGACGCCGTCGGCGTGCCCCTCCGGCGCCACCACGCGGTCGACCGGTGCTTCGGGCACGAGGACGATGGCGCCGTGCGTCACCTCGGTGGCGAGCAGGCCCGAACGCACGAGGCGGTCGATGGCGCAGTCGAAGCCGCGCGGCATGTAGCCGTTGAGCGCCTCGCGCGTGTCGACGCCGAGGGCGGCGTGGGTCGCTCCGATCCCGGCTTTCGCCAGCCGTTCCAGCAGCGCGGACTGCTTCTCGCCGCGGAAGAACGGCGGCCGCTCCGGCGCCCGGCCGGAAACGTGCATGATCTCTTCCGCCCGGTCGTAGAACGGGGCCATGTCGGCCGCGTCGATGGGCCAGTCGGCGAAGTCCCATTCGGCGAAGCGGGGCGTGCAGCCGCCCCAGAACAGCGAGCGCCCGCCGACCGCCGCCCAGGCGTCGTTGTTGAGCGGCCGCGGCTTGTCGGCATCGAGGTTCGGGTTGCTGTCCCAGGCGGTCTTGTAGCGGACCAGCTCGTGAATCCGCGGGGTGATGTCGTCGCGCGAGCGGAACGGCATCGACCCGACGTGGGCGGGGATCACGAACGGCCCGGCCTCGAAGATGACGACGGAGTATCCCGCCCGGGCGACCTCGATGGCCGTGGTCACGCCGGCTGGACCGGAGCCGACGACGACGACGTCGATGGCGACGGCCGACTTGGCGACGCTCTCGATGGAGGTGGTGAGCACGCTCGACAGGTGCTTCATGCCTGCCTTCCTTCTTGCTGGGGGCTTGGCCGTGAGGCTTAGAAGCGGTCCGCCGTCGCGGCGAGGACCTTGGCGAACGCCGTCACGATGTCGTCGACGTCGGCGGCGGAGAGGTTCGAGGCGATCGACAGGATCATCGCGCGGTCGCTGAGGTCGTCGGCGACCGGGAGGGTGCCGCGGCCGTACGCGTAGTCGCTGGCGAAGGCGTTGGCGGGATGCGTCCAGGGGAAGCCGTCGCGGCTGTTGGAGCGCTTCTGCACCAGGCTCGGGATGTTGTAGTACCAGTGGAGGCCGAACTCGCGCATCGTCAGGCACGCGAGGCTGCCCTCGGGCCCCTTGATTCCCTCGGCCCGCAGCGCGTTGACCGTGAATTCGGCCGCCTCGGCGGACCTGAAGGTCGCGATCAGGAACGGGCCACTGTCGCCCTCGGGGTCGACGATCGTCCGGAATGTGACCCCCGGCAGGCCCTCGAGCCGCTTGCGGATCGCCCACTTGGCGGAGCGCATCGCCCCGGTGATCTGTGGCAGCTTGCGGAACTGGCCGAGCGCCATTGCCCCGGCGAGCTCGGACATGCGGGCGCCCTTGCCCCAGAGCTGGCACTCGGGGTCGGACACGTCGAGCCGGCCGGCCGCGGTGCGCGGATAGCCGAGGTCGTGGAGCGCCACCATCCGCCGCGCGAGCGCATCGTCGTCGGTGACGACCACGCCGCCCTCGCCGGACGTCATGTTCTTGTTGAGCTGGAACGAGAAGATCCCGATGTCGCCGCTCCGCCCGACCGAGGTGCCGCGGAACCTGCCGCCCGAGGCCTGCGCGCAGTCCTCGATGACGGCGAGGCCGTGCGCCCGCGCGACCTCGACCAGACGGTCCACCCGCCCCGGCGCGCCGCTCATGTGGACGATCAGCACGGCGCGACTGTGCGGCCCGATCTTGCGGGCGAGATCGTCCGGGTCCATGCAGAACGTCTCGTCGATGTCGACCAGACGGGGAATTGCGCCGGCCGTCACCACGGCGCTCGCGCACGAAACCCAGAGGTAGCCGGGGATCAGGACCTCGTCGCCGGGCCCGATCTGCAGCGCCGACATCGCGATCGAGAGCGCCGCGCTGCCGGAGGACACGCCGAGCGCATGGCGATGCCCGAACGCTTCGCACCACTCCCGCTCGAGCGTGGCGACCATGCCCTGCAGGTCCGGCCCGTAGAACCTGAAGGGGCTCTTCGCGTCGACCACGGCGTCGACGAGCGCGCGTTCCTCGGCGCCGATGAAGTGAGCCCCGGGCAGTTCCCAGGGGAGCGGAGCCGTGCGGACAGGGGGGCCGCCATCGATGGCGAGACGATTGGAAAGAACTGTCATGACCGGAAACCGGGCCTCCCCCCAAATTGTCATTCTGGTTGGATCCGCACACCCTAAAGTTCATGGACGCACGAATCAGCCACAATAAACTGCAGCTGACGCAACAAAACAAGCGTCATGGTGCACACTTGCGACCATTCAGAGCCAGACATGACACGGATGTGACCAAACCGTGCCGATCGCCCAATGAGGAAATCTGCTAAGCTACTGAATTGGTGATGCGCCAATCGGGGCGTGTCCGGCAGGGATGTTTCCCGAGATGACCGACGGACCGATGCTCCCGGCCACCGGAAACCTCTTCGCCGCCCTCCCCGCCGCCGGCGCCGCGGAGGAGGAGTTCGCGACGCTGCTGACCTTGCCGGGCGTGCGCGTCGAACGGATCGTCTCGCGCGGCCACAGCACGCCCGGGTCGGAGTGGTACGATCAGGCGTGGGACGAGTGGGTGCTGGTGTTCGCCGGCGAGGCGGCGATCCTCATCCACGGTGAGGCCGAGCCGCGCCGGCTCGGCCGCGGGGACTGGCTGTTCCTCCCCCGACACGTCCGCCACCGCGTCACGTACACGGCGCCGGACACCCCGACGGTCTGGCTCGCCGTGCACGCCGGCGAGGACGCGAGCTAGGTCGGCGCCCCGCCTACGCCGCCATCTTCAGCGGCCCGCACTGGACGCCGTAGGTGTCGCGCACCCGGTCGAGGGACGTGCGGCAGTGCTTCACGTACCGCGAGCCGTTCCGCTTCACGTCGATCATCGCCGGGACGCGGCGGTGGAGCGGGTAGATCCGGTCGAAGTCGAGCCCGCAGCGGTTCATCGCACGGAAGGGCAGTGCCTCGTGGGCGATGATCGTGTTGAGGAACGTCAGCGAGAACAGGCTGGTCTGGTAGATGTGCCCGCCCTGCCGCCGCAGCGCCTCGCCGTCGAGCGCGTAAAGCTCCGCGTCCTTCAGCGTGTCCGACAGGAAGAGGTGGGACAGCAGGTAGCCCGCCATGCTCGTCAGGAAGTGCGTCATCGACCGGGGCGTGATCGACAGCACCGCCCCCCGCTCGGAGAGGTACGGCTCGTAGGGGTGGTTGTGGCGCAGCATATGCCCGGTGCAGTTCACGAAGATGCTGCCCGGCACGACGGGCAGGCGCCCCCCGCCCCGCAGCACGGCCATCGTCCCGCGGTCCCCGTCGACCACGTCCTCCAGGTAGTCGTTGACGATCTGGTCGAGACCCCAGTCCAGCTCGTCCACCTCCGCCTCGGACAGGATGCCGAAGAAGAACTGCTTGTCGCTCGGGTCGAGGCTCACGCTGGAGGTCGTGCGGAAGTGGTCGAAGACGTCGTCCGCGTTGGTGCCGTCGAACCGCATCGCGAGGTCGCGGAAAATCGACGTGAAGAGCCGCCCGCGCCACCACGTGCGCATCCCCGCCGGGGCGAGGATGTCGCGGTTGGCGAAGACGGTGCCGTTGCCGTTCAGCAGCGTGATGCGTCGCCGCGGCGTGCGCTCCACCAGCGCGTGCGCGGTGTCCATGCCCGTTTTGCCGCCGCCGACGATGTAGACCGGCGCGCGCGTGTCGAACACCCCGTCGGCGCTGAGGCGCTGCGGCGTCGTCGACAGGACGTAGTTGCTCTGTAGCGGCAGCGGCTCCAGCGCCGGGATGTCGAACCCGATGGCGCGGATCACCTTCTTCGCCGTGATGATGCGCCGCCGCTCCGGCGCGTCGTTCGGGTGGATCTCGACGCGCACGGCGGTCCGCCCCTCGCCGACCGACACCTCGTCGCACCGCGTGGCGGTGTGCGCGAAGTAGTCGACGAGGTTCACCTTGTCGCGAAGCTGCGTGAAGCAGGCGGCGAGGTGCGCGGCCACCTCCGCCCCGGTCGACAGGTAGTGGGCCGGGCGCGACCAGCCCCAGGACATGTCGCCGACGGTGAAGGCGGGGTGCGGCTGATGGAGGCGCGCGTAGTCGTAGATCTCCGTCCACATCCCGCCCGGCCCGCCCTTGCGGTCGATGAGGATCACCTTGTCGGTGCTGGCGAGATACTGCGCGGCCACGAACAGCGCGTTGAGGCCCGCGATCCCGGCTCCGATGATGCAGAGATCACAGGTTTCGACTTCGACGGTCCCGTTTGAAACGTCGGCCACGGCGCCCCACTCCCATCATTTGAAATCGTGAGGGCGTTCAACCACTCCGGCGTGGCACGGACCGTGGTGCTGAGCGTGGTATTTTCGTTTGAAGCGCGTTGAATTTCGTCTGTGGCGGTTGACCGTTGTCACCACCGTTGGATCATTCCGCCCTGATCATGGGGCGAGGAACCGCCGAATCGCCGCAACGAGGGTCGCCGTCGCAGGTTCGCGGCCGAGCAGCAGGTGATTTTCGCTCTCGAGGCCGACGAACTCGGCGCACGGGATCTCCGCCGCCAGCGCCCGCCCGGCCGACACCGGCACGAACGCGTCGTTGCGGCTGTGTACGACCAGCGTCGGCGCCGCGACGTGGCGCAGGCGTTCGCGCACGTCGATCCGCGCCATGACGTCGAGAATCCGTGCCGCGTTCGCCGGCGAAGTGGAGCAGGACTGCACCTCGTCGAAGCGCTTCAGCTCCGCCGCGCTCGCGCCCGGGATGCGTTCCTGCGAGAGGATGTGGCGGAGGTACGGGTTGGCCCGGCTCCAGCCTCGCTCGGTCAGGAGCATCACCGCCTCGCGCTCGCGGATCTCCTCGGCGCTGGCCGTATGGCGCCAACCGGCCGCATACCCGCCGACGAGGATGAGGTGCGAGACACGCTCCGGATGGCGGGCCGCGAACTCGATCGACACCGCCGCGCCATGACTGATCCCGAGCAGCGGGACGCGTTCGAACCCGGCCGCGTCGACCACGCGCTCCAGGTCGGCGACCGACCGCTCGAAGCTGATCTCCGGCACGGTCCAGTCGGAGAGGCCGGTGCCGCGCTCGTCGTATCGGACGAAGCGGAAGTCGTCGGCGAGCGAACGGTAGAGATCACCCCACACGGGGGTGCCCCAGTCGAGCTCGAGGTGCGAGGGCCAGCAGCCGGACTTCACCAGCGGCATGCACCCGGGCCGGCCGAGCGCGGTCCAGGCGAGCGTCACGGCGTCGTCGCTCTGCGTGAAGCGGATGGTCTGGTGTGGCGCCGGGTTGTCCTCGCCGACGCATAACGCATCCTTCGGCGCGCCGGCGACCTCGTAGACCGGAGGGGAGAAATCCGGCGGTTGCAGCCCGGCCTCGCGGAAGCTGCGGTCCATCGCGTCCGCCATCGTCGTCGCCTCGTGCTCGCGCCCCAGCTTGCGGCGGGCGAGGACCGACTGCTGCGCGGCCGAGGGGTCGAAGGGCGCGTCGGCGCGCCAGCGCTCGGCCCACTTGTCCGCCTCGTCCGGGGTCAGTTCGGTCGACGTGGCGAGGCGCCGGGCGATGCGGATCCGCAGGCGAACCATCTCGGTGCGCTTCTGCTCGAGCCAGGCGGAGAAGGCGGGCTGGTTGGTGAGCTCGCAGTTTTCCAGCAGTAGCCGGCTGGCGCTCTCCCATGCCTCCTCGAGCCTCGTGACCGGGATGTCCTCGCGCGTGGCGCAGGTGTCGATCCGGTGCGCATCCACGCTGATCGGCGCGGTATCGATCGAGACCTGATCGCGGTCGGAGATGAGGAGCGTCTCGCCGGCCGCGTTGACCAAAGGGCGGAGCTTGCTGAGCGACCAGCGCAGCGCCGCGCGCGGGTCGTCCGGAATTTCCCAGAAGAGCTCGCAGAGCCTCTCGCGCCGCTGCGGCCGCCCGCACAGGACGAGGTAGCCGAGGAGCGCTCGCGTCTTGCGTGACGCCGGCAGCGCGAGGATCTCGCCGTCCAGCGCGATCTCCACCGGGCCGCACGTCTGGACCGTGAGGGTCCTGGGCGGCTCGCTCACCGGCTGGGGGCGCCATGCGGGGCGCCGCTGCCGCTCGCGGGGGCGTCGCCCTCCGGTCGTGACACCACCGCCGGCGATGTCTCTCACGCAAATGACCTGGCTCATGGCGCTCGGCCTCTCCGCCCCGCTCAAAGCAGATCGACGCCCCGCCGGGGTGTTCACGGTGCCTGGGCTCGCGAACGCACGGGTCTGTGGTGCGGCCACAATTACGGTCGATCGGGCAGCGTTCGCTGCCCGAGGCACAGGTGGCAGGCACGAAAGGAAAGTGCTGTGCTGACGAGCACGGACCGTTGGCGCGCCGGCGTGCGATCCGATCCGGCCGACGTGCCGGACCGGACCGCGCCGCCTCAGGCCGAGGCGGCGTCGCGGGCGAGGACGATGCCGAGGAGCGCGGGAATGTCGTC
This genomic window from Acuticoccus sediminis contains:
- a CDS encoding DegT/DnrJ/EryC1/StrS family aminotransferase, translating into MTVLSNRLAIDGGPPVRTAPLPWELPGAHFIGAEERALVDAVVDAKSPFRFYGPDLQGMVATLEREWCEAFGHRHALGVSSGSAALSIAMSALQIGPGDEVLIPGYLWVSCASAVVTAGAIPRLVDIDETFCMDPDDLARKIGPHSRAVLIVHMSGAPGRVDRLVEVARAHGLAVIEDCAQASGGRFRGTSVGRSGDIGIFSFQLNKNMTSGEGGVVVTDDDALARRMVALHDLGYPRTAAGRLDVSDPECQLWGKGARMSELAGAMALGQFRKLPQITGAMRSAKWAIRKRLEGLPGVTFRTIVDPEGDSGPFLIATFRSAEAAEFTVNALRAEGIKGPEGSLACLTMREFGLHWYYNIPSLVQKRSNSRDGFPWTHPANAFASDYAYGRGTLPVADDLSDRAMILSIASNLSAADVDDIVTAFAKVLAATADRF
- a CDS encoding cupin domain-containing protein encodes the protein MTDGPMLPATGNLFAALPAAGAAEEEFATLLTLPGVRVERIVSRGHSTPGSEWYDQAWDEWVLVFAGEAAILIHGEAEPRRLGRGDWLFLPRHVRHRVTYTAPDTPTVWLAVHAGEDAS
- a CDS encoding alpha/beta hydrolase, with product MSQVICVRDIAGGGVTTGGRRPRERQRRPAWRPQPVSEPPRTLTVQTCGPVEIALDGEILALPASRKTRALLGYLVLCGRPQRRERLCELFWEIPDDPRAALRWSLSKLRPLVNAAGETLLISDRDQVSIDTAPISVDAHRIDTCATREDIPVTRLEEAWESASRLLLENCELTNQPAFSAWLEQKRTEMVRLRIRIARRLATSTELTPDEADKWAERWRADAPFDPSAAQQSVLARRKLGREHEATTMADAMDRSFREAGLQPPDFSPPVYEVAGAPKDALCVGEDNPAPHQTIRFTQSDDAVTLAWTALGRPGCMPLVKSGCWPSHLELDWGTPVWGDLYRSLADDFRFVRYDERGTGLSDWTVPEISFERSVADLERVVDAAGFERVPLLGISHGAAVSIEFAARHPERVSHLILVGGYAAGWRHTASAEEIREREAVMLLTERGWSRANPYLRHILSQERIPGASAAELKRFDEVQSCSTSPANAARILDVMARIDVRERLRHVAAPTLVVHSRNDAFVPVSAGRALAAEIPCAEFVGLESENHLLLGREPATATLVAAIRRFLAP
- a CDS encoding GMC oxidoreductase is translated as MKHLSSVLTTSIESVAKSAVAIDVVVVGSGPAGVTTAIEVARAGYSVVIFEAGPFVIPAHVGSMPFRSRDDITPRIHELVRYKTAWDSNPNLDADKPRPLNNDAWAAVGGRSLFWGGCTPRFAEWDFADWPIDAADMAPFYDRAEEIMHVSGRAPERPPFFRGEKQSALLERLAKAGIGATHAALGVDTREALNGYMPRGFDCAIDRLVRSGLLATEVTHGAIVLVPEAPVDRVVAPEGHADGVIVSDPDGGMRYRIRAKHVVLAGGAIQSTRLALASGLDALHPSVGKYVADHLFVQGLFKLKAPMGSPIYAFVDPTPERPFHVQIQGPFPETWYTPYHATVWLDCDPEGLYLLVYCFGVGEPSENNVVMQTRCRSDAPGDLGQYCVVADRTRNDRKVLKAMEAFLPDLAEAMGAECVRSQINPAGSALHEIGGLRMGATAKDGVVDTYGCFHALPNLSVADAAAWPSQGSANSYLTIVAWALRQAGEVVERLKAS
- a CDS encoding FAD-dependent oxidoreductase; its protein translation is MADVSNGTVEVETCDLCIIGAGIAGLNALFVAAQYLASTDKVILIDRKGGPGGMWTEIYDYARLHQPHPAFTVGDMSWGWSRPAHYLSTGAEVAAHLAACFTQLRDKVNLVDYFAHTATRCDEVSVGEGRTAVRVEIHPNDAPERRRIITAKKVIRAIGFDIPALEPLPLQSNYVLSTTPQRLSADGVFDTRAPVYIVGGGKTGMDTAHALVERTPRRRITLLNGNGTVFANRDILAPAGMRTWWRGRLFTSIFRDLAMRFDGTNADDVFDHFRTTSSVSLDPSDKQFFFGILSEAEVDELDWGLDQIVNDYLEDVVDGDRGTMAVLRGGGRLPVVPGSIFVNCTGHMLRHNHPYEPYLSERGAVLSITPRSMTHFLTSMAGYLLSHLFLSDTLKDAELYALDGEALRRQGGHIYQTSLFSLTFLNTIIAHEALPFRAMNRCGLDFDRIYPLHRRVPAMIDVKRNGSRYVKHCRTSLDRVRDTYGVQCGPLKMAA